Genomic DNA from Halomonas sp. BDJS001:
CCGCTTGCTCCAGGGCAATCTGGTTAAAGGTCAGTTGCTTGGCGCCTTTACCGGCAATCTCTTCGAAGGAGATGGTCTTCTCGCCCAGGTACTTAAGCGCCAGGGAATCCATATCGTGGCGGGTGGCGGTGGAGTTGAGCACATAGGAGGCCAGCATGGTGTCGGCAAACGGGCCCGCCACGGAAATCGCATAGTTGGCCAACACCGAAATATCGTACTTGAGGTTCTGACCAATCTTGGTTTTTTTAGGGTCTTCCAGCAGCGGTTTTAGCGCCGCCAGCACCGTTTTGCGGTCAAGCTGCTTAGGCGCATCCAGGTAGTCGTGGGCCAGGGGGATATAGGCGGCCTCCCCTGCTTCCAGCGCCAGGCCGACGCCGACGATTTCTGCATCCATATAGTTCAGGCTGGTGGTTTCCAGATCAAAACAGAAGCGTTCGGCGTTTTGTAGCCTATCCAGCCAGCGCTCAAAGTCTTTTTGCTCAAGAATGATCTGGTCTTGGCGGTCTGGTTTTGCAAGGGCAGGCTCTTCGCGAGGCACGCTTAAATTCTGCGCTTCGCTATCAACATCTTTAGCACTGGCGGGCGCCGGTTCGCCGCCTTTGACGTCATCCACGCCCTCGTCTTTGCCTTCCAGCAACTCGCCCAGCCACTGGCGGAACTCCATCTCTTTATACAGCTTGACCAGCGCCTCGCGATCCGGGTGGGCAATATCCAAATCATCCAAGCCCACCGGCAAATCGCAGTCGACTTTAATGGTAGCCAACTGATAGGAGAGGAACGCCTGCTCGCGATGCTCTTCAAGCTTCTTGGGCAGGGTTTTCGCGCCCCGGAAAGTGAGCGTTTTGACCCGTTCCAAATCGCCATAAATGGTCTCCAGGCCACCACCCATGCCTTGTAGCAGACCAATCGCGGTCTTTTCACCCACGCCGGGCACGCCGGGAATGTTATCGACCTTGTCCCCCATTAGGGCGAGAAAATCTATAATCAGCGCTGGTGGCAGGCCGAACTTCTCTTCTACCCCCGCCTCGTCCAGGGTTTCATCCTTCATGGTGTTGACCAACGTGATATGGGCATTGACCAACTGCGCCATGTCCTTATCGCCGGTGGAGATCACCGCGTCGCGCCCCGCCTGGGTGGCATGGTGGGCCAACGTCCCAATTACATCGTCCGCCTCCACGCCTTCAATACACAGCAGCGGCAGGCCCAATGCTTTGACGCAGGCGTGCAGCGGGGCAATTTGGCTGCGCAAGTCATCGGGCATGGGCGGACGGTGAGCTTTATAGTCGCTATACATCTCATCACGGAAGGTTTTACCCGGCGCGTCAAATACCACCGCCATGGGGCTGTCGGGGTAATCCTTGATCAACCGCTTGAGCATGTTCAACACGCCTTTCACCGCGCCCGTCGGCTGACCATTGGAGGTCGTTAGCGGCGGCAGCGCATGGAAGGCACGGTAAAGGTAGGAGGAGCCATCTACGAGGACGATCGGAGCGCGAGCCATAACCAAATTCCTAAAGAGAGTCGTAAAAAATAAGTGCTAAAAAGAGTTCCTCACATGATACCCGCTGCGCAGGCTGCCTGCAGAGGCAAACGCTCCTCTCTTTCACACTCTCTTTAACACAACAACGCTGCCAACTCAGCGACCAAGCCGCTACAATAATGGGCTTAGCAACCTGGGCGAGACTCTCATGGCTGTATTTACCCCGCTTAGCGACGCACAGGTCGCCGCGTTTTTAGAAAAATTTGATGTTGGCAGCTTCGTTTCCCTACAGGGGGTGGCGGGCGGCACCGAAAATTCGACCTTTTTTGTCACTACCGACCGCCGCCAGCTGGTGTTAACCCTGTTCGAACAGGGCGAGCAAGCCGAGCTGCCGTTCTTCGTTGAGCTGCTCGACTATTTAGACGAACACCGCCTGCCGGTGCCTGGCACCATTCACGACCGGGAAGGCATTGCGCTGCATAGCCTGGAGGGCAAACCGGCGCTGCTATTTCCACGCCTGCCTGGCCGTCATCCGGAAGCGCCCAATCTGGCCCAGTGCCAAGCCTTAGGCGATGCATTGGGTCGCCTGCACGTGGTGTCGAAGCGCTTCCCCGGCCATCGCCCGAACCCACGGGACCTGAACTGGCTGCAGGTGATGCACCACAAGGTGTTGAGCTACCTGAGCCCTGCAGATCAAACGCTGATGAAGGATGAAGTCGACGACTTCGAAAGTGCCTTTACGCAGCACGATGAGCTTCCCCAAGGCGCCCTTCACGGTGACCTGTTTCGCGACAACACCCTGTTTGAGGGTGATCAGCTTGGCGGTATTATCGACTTTTATAATGGCTGCACTGGCGACCTACTGTTTGATCTGGCGATCGTGATCAACGACTGGGCCTCTAACGACGATGGCACACTCCACCCTGAGCGCTACAATACCCTGTTGAGTGCCTACCAGGCACGCCGCCCATTAACCGCGGATGAACGGGAATTGTGGCCCACCATGCTGCGTATGACGGCGTTACGCTACTGGTTGTCACGCTTGTTGGTGGTCTATGTTGATCCACCTGCTCACGACTTGACGCCCCACGACCCCGAGCGTTTCCGTACCATTTTAAACGCGCGCATTGCCCAAGGTGCACTGCCGCTACCAGAGGTTTCTGCATGAGTGTGATGGCAACGACTAGCCCTGCCCTTCGCGCACGGCGCACCTGGAATATCGACCAATGGGGCAGCGGTTACTTCGACGTAGATGACCACGGCCAAGCCCTGGTACGCCCGCTGGGTAATGATGCAGAAGGTCCAGCGCTACCGTTGAGCGGTCTGGTGCGCCAACTGCAAGCAGCCGGGCTGCGCCTGCCGGTGCTGGTGCGCTTTAGCGATATTCTTCACGACCGGGTCGAGCAGCTGTGCGGTGCATTTGATGCCGCGATGAGCGATTGCGACTACCAGGGCGGCTACACCGCGGTTTACCCGATTAAAGTGAACCAGCAGCGGCGGGTGGTCGAAGAGATTCTGGCCACCGCCGAGCGCGGCAGTGGTCGCGTAGGACTGGAAGCGGGCAGCAAACCAGAACTGCTGGCGGTGTTGGCGCTTTCCGACGGTGGCTCCTCGCTGATTGTGTGTAACGGCTACAAAGACCGCGAATACGTGCGACTGGCGCTGCTGGGGGAAAAGCTCGGCCACAAGGTCTACTTGGTGGTCGAAAAGCTCTCCGAGCTGCAACTGATTTTGGAAGAGGCACGCGAGCTGGAGGTTACGCCCCGCATAGGCCTGCGCGCCCGCTTGGCCTCGGTGGGTAAAGGCAAATGGCAGAATACCGGCGGCGAAAAATCCAAGTTCGGTCTCACCGCCAGTCAGATACTTGAAGTCGTCGATACACTACGTCGCGAGGAGGCGCTGGAGAGTCTGCAACTGGTGCACTTCCACCTGGGCTCCCAGATCGCCAATATTCGCGACATTCAGCGCGGTCTGCGCGAGTGTGCGCGCTTTTATCAGAACCTGACGGAACTGGGTGCACCGATTGACACGGTGGACGTGGGCGGCGGTTTGGGTATCGACTACGAAGGCACGCGTTCACGCAGTTTCTGCTCGGCCAACTACTCGATGCGTGAGTACGCCCGTAACGTAGTGAGCGCCTTTGCCCAGCTATGCCAGGAGGCGAACCTCCCGCAGCCACACCTGATCAGCGAATCGGGCCGCGCACTCACCGCTCACCATGCGGTGTTGATCACCAATGTGATTGGCGAGGAGCGTATCGACGACACCCCACCGGAGCGGCATGCTCAAGAGGACACTCAGGTTGAGTTACTCTGGCGTGTGTTCGAGCAACTCGCCACCGCACAAGAGCCGCGCATGTTGGTAGAAGCGTGGCATGACCTGCTGCAAGCGGTGAGTGAGCTGCAGGAGCGTTTTGTAATGGGGTTGAGCGACATTACCGCCAGGGCCGAAGGCGAGCGGGTCTATATGGCCGCCTGCGCCCGGCTGCGCACCCAGCTCGATACCCGCAACCGCGCCCATCGCGAAATTATGGATGAACTCGCGGAGAAGCTCGCCGATAAACTGTTCGTCAACTTTTCCCTGTTCCAGTCGGTGCCTGACGTTTGGGGCATTGAACAGATCTTCCCGGTGCTGCCCCTTAGCGGGCTCGATCAGGCCCCCACTCGGCGGGCAGTGATACAGGATATTACCTGCGATTCTGATGGCCGCATCGACAGCTACGTCGACGGGCAGGGGGTGGAGAGCACTCTACCGCTGCCTGAGTGGGCTTCAGACGACGAGCGCTGGTTAGGCTTCTTCCTGGTGGGCGCCTATCAAGAGATCCTTGGCGATTTGCATAACCTGTTTGGCGATACCGACTCCGTCGACGCCGCGCTCAATGCCGATGGCGAATGGACGCTCTCCAACCCATTGGCAGGCGATTCGGTGGCCCAGGTGCTGGCCTACGTCAACTTCAATGCCAACGTGCTCAAGCAGAAGCTCACCGACCAGCTAGCCGCCAGCGGCTTCTCTGCCGATGAGCAGGCTCGCTTTGCTGCCAGTTTAAGCGAAGGGCTGGAAGGCTATACCTATCTTGAATGACCTGTCTTGAATGACCTGTCTTGAATAACCTATCTTGAATAACCTGTCGTAAACAGCCCAAAAAGCAACGCCACCCGTGGTTAACGGGTGGCGTTTCTATTGATAACGATAGCGAATGCTTGTGGCGGGCTATCGGCTTCACTGCTTGCGCATTAATGGGTTAGTTACTCGACGACGCTGGTCTCAATTTCCAAACCGCCGGTCAAGGTTAAGCGCAGTGATGAACCGCGAACCAGTTCCCCAACGCCAGAAGGCGTGCCGGTTAAGATCACATCGCCCGGTTCCAGGGTGAAGTGGCGGCTCATTTCAGCCACCAGCGTGGGAACCGCAAAGATCATATCGGAACCTTCGCCGTGCTGACGCTCTTCCCCATCAATTTCAAGGGTAAACGCCAGCGCATTCCAGTTGGGTACCCGGCTTAGCGGCAGAAACGACGAAAGCGGGCAGGCGCCATCAAACGCTTTGGCGATTTCCCAAGGGTGACCCTTCTCTTTTAGCTTGGTCTGTACATCACGCAGCGTTAAATCCATCGCCAACCCAATACCGACAATCGCGCGCTCGGCTTCATCCAGGGTGGCGTGGGTTAAGGTTTCGCCCACTAACAGCGCAAGCTCGACTTCATAATGCACGTCGCCGCGTGAAAACGGAGGATCCAACGGCTTGGTCAGATCCACAACGCTGGTCGACGGCTTAATGAACAGCAGCGGCTCAGTGGGAACCGGATTATCCAGCTCTTTCGCATGGTCGGCATAATTACGGCCGATGCAGACAACCTTGCCCAGCGGGTGGGGAAACTCCTGGCCATCGGTAAACTGTGGAACAAAACGCATGGCGGGTATTCTCCTTCTCATTATGCGTGCCGCATTCGCAACGACAGGCGCAACAGTTTACCCCACCTAGACTAAGGTTCCACAACCTTCAGCCATGAATTTGTTTCCCCACTGCTGGTTAGCGATACTACAGCGTCTGCTGATCAGGGCTATGAGCCAGGAAATCCGGCCGCTGCTTAGCCGCTGCGTAGGGCTCCCGGCAGCGGTTGTCCTGGCGGTTAAACACGAAGAACACATTACTACGCGGGTCGGGCGAAAGGTTCGCGTTCGAAGCATGCAGGGTATTGCAATCAAACAGCAATAAACCGCCCGCCTTACCTTTCGGCGCTTCAATACCGTGCTCTGCCACTAGCTCAGTTAACGCTTCTGGGCTGGGTACGCCCACCTCCTGGGCTTTCAGTGAGCTTTTATGGTTATCCTCCGGCGTTTCACCCAGGCAGGGCACAAACTTTTTGTGCGAACCGGGAATCAGCATCAGCGGGCCGTTAAACTCGTGGTTGTCAGTCAAGATCAACGAAGCGCTAACCGCATGCATGGCAGGCATGCCGTCTTCTGCGTGCCACGTCTCAAAATCGGAGTGCCAGTTAAAGCCCTTACCGGCAAACCCAGGTTTATAGTTAATCCGCGACTGATGCACATAGGGATCGCCGCCAATGATTTGACGGGCGGCACCCGCTACACGCTCATCGCTGGCCAGTTTGCCCAACCGTTCAGAGAGGAAGTGCACCGCAAATAGCGAGCGGATCTCCTGGCTCTCTGGCTCAGTTATGCTGAAGTCCTGATTGAGATACTCATCGTTATTCATCAGCGCCTTCATTTCCTGGCGCAGCTCATCAAGCTCTTCGCCTGAAATGAGGTTGGGAATAAACAGAAACCCCTTACGCTCAAACTCATCGAGCTGCGCCTGGCTTAACGGTCCGGAAAGCTGGCGCCCCTTGACCACCGCATCCTGGCGCGGCAGCCAGGTCTGTGCAGGGGGTGTGGCTAAGCGCGACGGGTAGGCATCCTTTACCTGTGCGCCCATAGCCTTGGCGCCTTGAACATTTGGCGCATCGGCCATTTCGCTATACTGCTTATGGGCGGTTACTGAATGTAGTGGTGTACTTTTGACTGTCATCTAATCCACTCCTTGTATGATTAGGTTTCAGATCGAACGTTGTTGCAACTATGTATAACAATGCACGGCTAAAACGTCGTGCAGGGAGTATCCTAGCCAACTAATATTTTACCGCAAGGCATGATTTCTGGTTTGATAACGTAGGTTACGTGAAAAAAATTGAAGAGTGGCTTTTTGAGCAATTAGTCACCTAAAAAGCACGCTCGACGCCACAATATATGCGGTTAATGGTTCTAAATTTTTTAGCTAACTGAATAAGGAAGCAAGCTTTGAAAAGACGGCTAGCGCTTTATGGATTTATCGGTGCCCTATTGATAACCGCCGGATGCTCTTCAGCACCCATAGATAGCCCCGATGGCACCTATCACCCAGACGAACCGTTGATCAACACCTACTGGAAGCTGGTAACACTTGATGGCGAGCCGGTCGTCACCGATGAGAATTTTCGCGAGGCCCACGTGGTACTTCACCAAGACGGCTCGCGTTTAGCCGGTGCTACCGGCTGTAATACGCTAATGGGCAGCTACCGTGTGGAGAACGAGCAAATCACATTCAACAAGATCGCCAGCACCAAAATGGCCTGCTCCACGGCTCAAATGAATAATGAGCAAGGTTTTCTAGCCGCACTCAAGCAGGTAGCAACATGGAACGTAGATGGTGCAATGCTTGTACTGTCGGGCAATAACAATGAACCGCTAGCTGTCTTCGAGGCTGTGCATCTTTATTAGTAATATTGGTCAGGCAACACTACCGTTACGATTATAAAGCTTGGTTGGTTATCTGACGCATATACAGGTGAAATCAAGCTTCTGAATAGCGCGTTATCCACAGACATATCTAAATTGTGGCTGTGGATAATGTTAGTGCTGGATAGATACTGCAGATGCGAAAAAGCCGCCCTTTCGGGCGGCTTAATCTGATTCTCTAACGCTTTGCTTTATAACCACTTTTAGTGGTGCCGACACCAGGAGTCGAACCCGGGACCTACTGATTACAAGTCAGTTGCTCTACCAACTGAGCTATGTCGGCGCTTCACGTTTTCTTGAGAAAATGACTGCTTTGCTGTTAGGCTTTGCAATCAACAAGAAATCTTGTTGGCAATGGCTGGGGTACCAGGATTCGAACCTGGGAATGCCGATACCAAAAACCGGTGCCTTACCACTTGGCGATACCCCAGCAGTGTGGTGGCCAGAGACGGAATCGAACCGCCGACACGGGGATTTTCAATCCCCTGCTCTACCAACTGAGCTATCTGGCCGCTGCCAACGGTGCGTATTAAACTAAAAACGCCGCTTTTCGTCAACACCTTTGTGAAACTTTCTTGCGATACCGATGCTTAGGGGTCTTTTTTCCTGCGCCACCGTTAGCTCGCCCTGCCTTGTTCACAGGCTGAGAGCCACTGATGACAAGTCAGTTGCTCTTCCTAACCGCCCTCCTCACCCTCTCTTCATGCCCGCTATTGATGACAGCTATTTATGACTGCGCAGGTTATGCCTGAGTAGGCGGTACATAACCTTCGGCTTGGTCGGTCTCCTGGTTGTCCAGGAAGCGCTGCATCTGCTCCATCAAGTACGCCCTGGATTCAGGGTCGAGCATGTTGAGGTGTTTCTCATTGATCAGGCGGGTTTGCAGCGCCTGCCAGGCTTCCCAGGCGGGCTTGGAAACGGTGGCCTGAATCTCCTGTCCCTGCTTACCCGGTAAAGGCGGGAAGGGCAGGGCTTCTAGCTCCTTTTGGTACTTGCGGCAAAAAACAGTATTACTCATAACGTACTCCTGGTTCAGGGATGTGGATTTGATGCAATGATCTCAACCAACCCAACCTGCTAGCAAACGCCTAGGCGTGCCCTGGTGTTGGGTTGAGGCTAAAGGGCGTTAGCTGGCTGAGCAGCGCTTTAACGGGGGCGGCAAGCCCCAGCTCGGGCGGATAGTTAACGTCGTACCATACGCCGCTTTCGCGAACACCGCCCAGCCTATCGCAGCTCACGGGCTGCGGGGTAATTTCTAAGCGAAAATGGCTGAAGGTGTGATAAAAGCTAGGCGACGCAGTTTCCCGCTTAGGGTTCACGGCATTGACTTCAAGCCAGTCGTTGAGCTCGCTATGTTTCTCGAACTGCGGCAAACTCCATAGCCCGCCCCATAAACCGCTGGGAGGACGTTTCTCCAGCCATACCCGGCCTTCTGGGTCACGCAGCATCAGCATGATCGTTTGCCGTGTGGGCAGCGCCTTTTTGGGTTTGGATTCCGGATAGCGCTTTTGTTCGCCTTGGGCGTAGGCCAAACAGACATCGTTAAATGGGCAGCTCAGGCAGTCTGGCTTGCTGCGTTTACATAGCGTGGCGCCAAAATCCATCATCGCCTGGGTGTAATCCGCCAAGCGCTCTGCTGGGGTGTAGTACTCCGCCAACGCCCACAATTTTCTCTCCACATCAGGCTTACCCGGCCAGCCGGGCAGCGCATGCAGACGCGTGAGCGAGCGCTTTACATTGCCATCTAATATAGCGGCCCGCTGCCCTGTGCTTTGCGCAATGATAGCGCCCGCGGTGGAGCGACCAATACCGGGCAAGGCGACTAACGCGTCGATACTTTCAGTCGGCAGCTCACCATTATGCTCCTGCCAGGCAACCTGGGCAGCTTTATGCAAGTTGCGCGCACGGGCATAGTAGCCAAGGCCCGTCCAGAGATGCAGCACTTCGTCCTGGGGTGCCTTGGCAAGACTTCCAGGGTCGGAAAGCGCGTCATAAAACGCTCAAAATAGTCTATAACGGTGGCCACCTGGGTTTGCTGCAGCATAATTTCCGACACCCACACGCGGTAGGCGCTACGCGGCGACTGCCACGGCAAGTCGTGGCGACCGTAGCGGTCAAACCAGGTCAGTAGGCGCTGTTGGAATTCGTTTGCCGCCAGCCGCGGCGTGGGCATATCTGCCATGCACGCTCCTTAAACAGAAATGGGTATATGAAACAGAAATGTGCTGACACTCGTGCCAATAAAAAAAGCGCCGGCGTTTAAGCCGGCGCAGCACTTACTGTTTCAATGAATGCGTCACTTCACACCCTAATGCTCAGTTAAACAGGCTACGCAGGCCATCGCGAAGTTCTTTGGCAGCGCCTTCACCAAGGCGTTCGTCGAGTTCATCTAACGAGTCGCCCAGGCGCTCCTCCAGCTCTTCATTTACACGATCTCCGGTTTCG
This window encodes:
- the polA gene encoding DNA polymerase I, producing the protein MARAPIVLVDGSSYLYRAFHALPPLTTSNGQPTGAVKGVLNMLKRLIKDYPDSPMAVVFDAPGKTFRDEMYSDYKAHRPPMPDDLRSQIAPLHACVKALGLPLLCIEGVEADDVIGTLAHHATQAGRDAVISTGDKDMAQLVNAHITLVNTMKDETLDEAGVEEKFGLPPALIIDFLALMGDKVDNIPGVPGVGEKTAIGLLQGMGGGLETIYGDLERVKTLTFRGAKTLPKKLEEHREQAFLSYQLATIKVDCDLPVGLDDLDIAHPDREALVKLYKEMEFRQWLGELLEGKDEGVDDVKGGEPAPASAKDVDSEAQNLSVPREEPALAKPDRQDQIILEQKDFERWLDRLQNAERFCFDLETTSLNYMDAEIVGVGLALEAGEAAYIPLAHDYLDAPKQLDRKTVLAALKPLLEDPKKTKIGQNLKYDISVLANYAISVAGPFADTMLASYVLNSTATRHDMDSLALKYLGEKTISFEEIAGKGAKQLTFNQIALEQAAPYACEDVDITLRLQQALRPQVESEGRLAEVLDNIELPLIKVLSRIERNGVAVDAELLHQQSQQLEKRIGELEREAFELAGREFNLGSPKQLGQILFEEQKIPVLKKTPKGAPSTAEGVLEELALDYPLPKVIMQHRGLAKLKSTYTDKLPRLLNKATGRVHTSYHQAVTATGRLSSSDPNLQNIPIRTEEGRKIRQAFIARPGYRIVAADYSQIELRIMAHLSEDKGLLEAFAEGRDIHTATAAEVFGTSLEKVSGDQRRSAKAINFGLIYGMSAWGLSRQLHIERNQAQTYIDRYFDRYPGVARYMERIRSQAAEDGFVETVLGRRLYLPEIQSQNRNRRQGAERTAINAPMQGTAADIIKQAMIDVDAWLAEGEFDALMVMQVHDELVFEVAEKQVEAFIEQVQKRMQGAAELKVPLIVEAESGANWDEAH
- a CDS encoding homoserine kinase, with amino-acid sequence MAVFTPLSDAQVAAFLEKFDVGSFVSLQGVAGGTENSTFFVTTDRRQLVLTLFEQGEQAELPFFVELLDYLDEHRLPVPGTIHDREGIALHSLEGKPALLFPRLPGRHPEAPNLAQCQALGDALGRLHVVSKRFPGHRPNPRDLNWLQVMHHKVLSYLSPADQTLMKDEVDDFESAFTQHDELPQGALHGDLFRDNTLFEGDQLGGIIDFYNGCTGDLLFDLAIVINDWASNDDGTLHPERYNTLLSAYQARRPLTADERELWPTMLRMTALRYWLSRLLVVYVDPPAHDLTPHDPERFRTILNARIAQGALPLPEVSA
- the speA gene encoding biosynthetic arginine decarboxylase → MSVMATTSPALRARRTWNIDQWGSGYFDVDDHGQALVRPLGNDAEGPALPLSGLVRQLQAAGLRLPVLVRFSDILHDRVEQLCGAFDAAMSDCDYQGGYTAVYPIKVNQQRRVVEEILATAERGSGRVGLEAGSKPELLAVLALSDGGSSLIVCNGYKDREYVRLALLGEKLGHKVYLVVEKLSELQLILEEARELEVTPRIGLRARLASVGKGKWQNTGGEKSKFGLTASQILEVVDTLRREEALESLQLVHFHLGSQIANIRDIQRGLRECARFYQNLTELGAPIDTVDVGGGLGIDYEGTRSRSFCSANYSMREYARNVVSAFAQLCQEANLPQPHLISESGRALTAHHAVLITNVIGEERIDDTPPERHAQEDTQVELLWRVFEQLATAQEPRMLVEAWHDLLQAVSELQERFVMGLSDITARAEGERVYMAACARLRTQLDTRNRAHREIMDELAEKLADKLFVNFSLFQSVPDVWGIEQIFPVLPLSGLDQAPTRRAVIQDITCDSDGRIDSYVDGQGVESTLPLPEWASDDERWLGFFLVGAYQEILGDLHNLFGDTDSVDAALNADGEWTLSNPLAGDSVAQVLAYVNFNANVLKQKLTDQLAASGFSADEQARFAASLSEGLEGYTYLE
- a CDS encoding fumarylacetoacetate hydrolase family protein, whose amino-acid sequence is MRFVPQFTDGQEFPHPLGKVVCIGRNYADHAKELDNPVPTEPLLFIKPSTSVVDLTKPLDPPFSRGDVHYEVELALLVGETLTHATLDEAERAIVGIGLAMDLTLRDVQTKLKEKGHPWEIAKAFDGACPLSSFLPLSRVPNWNALAFTLEIDGEERQHGEGSDMIFAVPTLVAEMSRHFTLEPGDVILTGTPSGVGELVRGSSLRLTLTGGLEIETSVVE
- the thpD gene encoding ectoine hydroxylase, which codes for MTVKSTPLHSVTAHKQYSEMADAPNVQGAKAMGAQVKDAYPSRLATPPAQTWLPRQDAVVKGRQLSGPLSQAQLDEFERKGFLFIPNLISGEELDELRQEMKALMNNDEYLNQDFSITEPESQEIRSLFAVHFLSERLGKLASDERVAGAARQIIGGDPYVHQSRINYKPGFAGKGFNWHSDFETWHAEDGMPAMHAVSASLILTDNHEFNGPLMLIPGSHKKFVPCLGETPEDNHKSSLKAQEVGVPSPEALTELVAEHGIEAPKGKAGGLLLFDCNTLHASNANLSPDPRSNVFFVFNRQDNRCREPYAAAKQRPDFLAHSPDQQTL
- a CDS encoding META domain-containing protein, with translation MKRRLALYGFIGALLITAGCSSAPIDSPDGTYHPDEPLINTYWKLVTLDGEPVVTDENFREAHVVLHQDGSRLAGATGCNTLMGSYRVENEQITFNKIASTKMACSTAQMNNEQGFLAALKQVATWNVDGAMLVLSGNNNEPLAVFEAVHLY
- a CDS encoding oxidative damage protection protein; translation: MSNTVFCRKYQKELEALPFPPLPGKQGQEIQATVSKPAWEAWQALQTRLINEKHLNMLDPESRAYLMEQMQRFLDNQETDQAEGYVPPTQA
- a CDS encoding NUDIX domain-containing protein, with protein sequence MMDFGATLCKRSKPDCLSCPFNDVCLAYAQGEQKRYPESKPKKALPTRQTIMLMLRDPEGRVWLEKRPPSGLWGGLWSLPQFEKHSELNDWLEVNAVNPKRETASPSFYHTFSHFRLEITPQPVSCDRLGGVRESGVWYDVNYPPELGLAAPVKALLSQLTPFSLNPTPGHA